The Candidatus Polarisedimenticolia bacterium DNA segment CGTCTCGGCAACTTCGCCCGGGCGGCTTGCCTCCTGCTCGCGGCAGGCATTGCCACGCCGGCGCGATCCGAGGTATCGATCGTAAATGACGCCCCGGGGCGTACGCCGCGGCTTCTGGTCATGCCCGATTTCAACAAAGGGAAGCCGCTCTACTGGAAGACCGTCCGCAGCGGAGTCGACTCGCGATACGTGTTGAACCCGCAGGGAGACCGGCTGGGGGATGGAATTCCTAATGTGGGGACCCGGCCCGGTGCGCGCCAACCCTGGGTGGTCTGGTCCGCGAACGACGGCGCCGATTTGGAGATAGCGTACGCTTTCTGGACGGGAGGTCGGTGGGAAGGTCCCCACCTGCTCGAGCGCGTCGACAATACCCTGGACGACCTGGATCCTCGGATCGCCTTCGATGCGAACGGGAATCCCGTGGTCACCTGGTGGCGTAACGAGCCGATACCCCGCGTCTATCTCAGTACCTTCCGCAACGGGATCTGGTCGGCTCCGCTGGCCATCTCCGACGCTTCTGTTCCGAGCCGCTTTCCCTCGCTCAGAATCCAGGACGGCAAAGCAGTCCTGACCGTTCGCACTCCTCGCGGCCAGAGCATTCTCTACCAGAGTCTGTCGGAAATCAGGATCGAGGGGGAGGGTCCACTCGACGGCCCCGTGCCGCCTCCCGGTCAGGAGTTCCCCGACCCGGGGGCCAGCTTGACTCCGCCCGTGAACTGCGGCAACAGCTGCTCGGAGATCATCCTGGTCCGTCCCACGCCAAACGACGGACGCAACTAGCTTCCTGGCTCAACCGGCGAAATCCTGGGGTGGTGTCGCTGGACGCTCGGAAGCCATCTTTTCCATCATCGGCCTACGACGCTTCTCCAGCTCTCCTTCCAGCCTCCCCACGTCCTTGCGAAGCCGGCGGTTCTGCAACCTCAGTCGGAGTCCGTCCAAAAAGCTGATGAGCGAGGCAAACCCCACTCCCGCCGCCAGGCAGGCCACCATGATTAGGGAAACCGAAACTTGCTGGTAGGAGCTGAACAGCAGATTGACGTCGACCCTCGCATCATTCTGGGTCACGAGCATGAGGACCGCGCCGAAAAAAAACAGGCAGAGGGCGACGATGAACAGGCTCATTGAGGAGGATTCCCACCGGCGGGACCGGCCGACAGCGAGCGCCCTTTCGCGGCCAGGATGAAATCGGCGACTTCCCGAACCGCTCCCTTTCCACCTGGGGCTCGGGTTA contains these protein-coding regions:
- a CDS encoding LapA family protein — translated: MSLFIVALCLFFFGAVLMLVTQNDARVDVNLLFSSYQQVSVSLIMVACLAAGVGFASLISFLDGLRLRLQNRRLRKDVGRLEGELEKRRRPMMEKMASERPATPPQDFAG